The following coding sequences lie in one Crassostrea angulata isolate pt1a10 chromosome 10, ASM2561291v2, whole genome shotgun sequence genomic window:
- the LOC128166258 gene encoding TATA-binding protein-associated factor 172-like: MTTRLDRLFLLLDTGSTPLIRKSAAEQLGEVQKLHPYELQNLLSKVHDYLKSSSWETRIAAGQAVSAIARNVPKWNKKIPIKQETNGNVVEENPIQLLFTQFNIDKVLSQGASLLGAEEKQYETEPLSMKDKDQLSLQRQMLNKRLGLDMAGNLGIGGDIFSDEDLVAGIKTENGDTYSNKRSVSDILKQQLLDVTGGMSAREHSRIKRRAKILAKQRSKDCYNEQMSLDTEPPCKKAKSQVSVDVGSSESKLVMEASVDIEEDEEWYFESFCELLMNDLFNSSWETRHGAATGLREVIRIHGDSAGLSIDIPLDQLHTINQVWLTDLALRLLCVLSLDRFGDYVSDEVVAPVRETSAQTLGMVIKHLDRCGVEGMVNVLLQLLAQQQWEVRHGGLLGFKYLLAVRQDMTDRILPAVLPSLFRGLQDVDDDVRAVAAAALVPVAHDLVRLLPQQVPLILTCLWDTLLDLDDLTASTNSIMTLLSTILTNPQASIRDWLSRPLPELVPRLWPFLRHSIASVRHSALQTFHTLLTLPEDQQSVQPWLPFILQDALRHIFQRSLLEEKPNITKILEKVWNQLLLKAPLEYLVGNSLPWLGVWLCLCMQPSKLPFDSSYLIEAKHRGRVHSDSEQGKSRHSIGTAQKSMDYIAGTETLNASVVDRDMAVMRTRIMATRFLGLLCSYIIREIPNFPPEAEKPVISLSKLFLFHLNSKSAVQRFVIAQVVYNLALSNKETKLPDEAVAKLLECLNDAIYFDEVAISFTHMQSDCRDFMAGLKQNGVDIDSVIPPGGIITLDQASSLTTTIFDQAKTTLKPKSQQVFEDRRRQLKVIVDTTIQELQTLTIRVQCSLAKAAVELDALPEKLNPVIRPLMDCIKKEQNKEIQQEAADCLCRLLKKCLDKNPNPNSKVLKNLCTFLCVDPTFTPRVASPIPSHTADESEVKCDSKFGIITLTKQQKTPDVGKKWLKRAASVKNEESSSDQNQDNGETQEQHQIQRRGASLALTTIARVFGDDLPTSLPTLWENVVEPLQGLGKENMLTEEKAQELVNSLQVLETLCTVMTPNLQLQLKERLPLLLDCLHSHFTAVRHMAARCFGMLCQVMTLDLMTFIIEKIVPLMDIADNVIYRQGATEALACVIDGLGLDLIPYIVLLVVQVLRRMSDQNEAVRLMATACFASLIRLMPLEAGITDPPEMSPALIAEKEKQRKFLEQLMDGSKLEGYNIVVPVKAELRKYQQDGVNWLAFLNKYNLHGILCDDMGLGKTLQSICIMASDHKLRDQKYQETQSMEFAPMPSIVICPPTLIGHWVYEVNKFVDEAHLNPLMYAGPPGERARIQKKVKKHNLIVASYDVVRNDIDFFSTISWNYCILDEGHIIKNGKTKLSKAVKQLVCNHRLILSGTPIQNNVLDLWSLFDFLMPGFLGTEKQFQARYGKPILQSRDAKSTSKEQEAGALAMESLHRQVLPFILRRLKEDVLQDLPPKIIQDYYCELSPLQTQLYEDFAKSRAKQGVEDSVTLLESTDNKERKSAGATHVFQALQYLRKLCNHPALVLTTSHPKYEEVTKQLKTSNSSLRDCQHAPKLNALKQLLLDCGIGVAMPTGSGSGFAADQPVVNQHRVLLFCQLKSMLNIVEEDLLKSQMPSVTYLRLDGSIPAGSRQQIVNRFNNDPSIDILLLTTHVGGLGLNLTGADTVIFVEHDWNPMKDLQAMDRAHRIGQKKVVNVYRLITRGTLEEKIMGLQKFKMTIANTIISQDNASLKTMGTDQLLDLFSLDDKAKGQEIVSSGGSSSDQNKRESIKSILENLGDLWDEKEYESEYNLDNFIKSLKR, from the exons ATGACAACGAG ACTTGACAGGCTGTTTTTACTTCTGGATACTGGATCAACCCCACTGATTCGAAAATCAGCAGCTGAACAACTTGGAGAGGTTCAGAAACTGCATCCTTATGAACTTCAGAACCTGCTTTCAAAG GTTCATGACTACTTAAAAAGTTCAAGCTGGGAGACCAGGATAGCTGCAGGACAGGCAGTGTCCGCCATTGCAAGAAATGTGCCCAAGTGGAACAAGAAAATTCCCATCAAGCAAG AAACCAATGGCAATGTGGTGGAAGAAAATCCCATTCAACTGTTGTTTACTCAGTTCAACATTGACAAGGTGTTGTCTCAAGGGGCATCACTCTTGGGAGCCGAAGAGAAACAGTATGAAACAGAACCGCTAA GCATGAAAGACAAAGACCAATTGTCGTTACAACGTCAGATGCTGAACAAGAGGCTTGGACTAGACATGGCCGGGAATCTTGGGATAGGCGGGGACATTTTCTCAGATGAAGATTTGGTAGCTGGAATAAAAACAGAGAATGGAGACACATATTCTAACAAG AGAAGTGTGTCTGACATCCTGAAACAACAATTGCTGGATGTGACGGGTGGGATGAGTGCCAGAGAACACAGCCGAATAAAGCGGCGAGCTAAAATCTTGGCCAAGCAGAGGTCAAAAGACTGCTACAA TGAGCAGATGTCCCTGGATACTGAGCCCCCCTGTAAGAAGGCCAAGTCCCAAGTCAGCGTGGATGTCGGGAGCAGTGAGAGCAAGCTGGTCATGGAGGCCTCCGTGGACATCGAGGAG GATGAGGAGTGGTATTTTGAGTCCTTCTGTGAGTTGCTGATGAACGACCTTTTCAACAGTAGCTGGGAGACACGACATGGTGCTGCAACTGGGCTCAGGGAGGTCATCCGTATCCATGGCGACTCGGCTGGCTTATCCATAGATATTCCACTGGATCAG TTGCACACCATTAACCAGGTGTGGTTGACAGACCTTGCCCTCAGACTGCTGTGTGTCCTGTCCCTTGACAGGTTTGGGGACTATGTCTCTGATGAA GTGGTTGCTCCAGTGAGGGAGACCAGTGCCCAGACACTGGGGATGGTGATCAAACACCTGGATAGGTGTGGTGTGGAGGGCATGGTCAATGTCTTACTCCAGCTTCTGGCCCAACAGCAGTGGGAGGTTAGGCATGGGGGCCTGCTGGGCTTCAAGTACTTACTGGCTGTCAGACAG GACATGACAGACCGGATCCTGCCTGCAGTATTACCGTCTCTGTTCCGAGGTCTACAAGATGTGGATGATGATGTCAGAGCTGTTGCCGCGGCAGCATTGGTTCCTGTGGCTCACGACCTCGTTAGACTTCTTCCTCAACAG GTGCCCTTAATCCTGACTTGTTTGTGGGACACACTGCTGGATCTTGATGACCTCACTGCCTCTACTAACAGTATTATGACACTTTTGTCTACCATCCTAACAAACCCACAGGCCTCAATCAGAGACTG GTTGTCTCGCCCCCTTCCTGAGCTAGTTCCAAGGTTGTGGCCATTTCTTCGACACTCCATAGCCTCAGTCAGACATTCAGCCTTACAAACCTTCCATACTTTGCTGACTTTACCAGAAGACCAACAATCAGTTCAGCCCTGGCTGCCATTCATCTTACAAGACGCACTTAGGCACATATTTCAAAGGAGTCTGCTGGAAGAAAAACCCAATATAACCAAGATACTTGAGAAAGTGTGGAACCAGTTGTTGCTGAAAGCACCATTAGAATACCTGGTGGGGAATTCCCTGCCCTGGCTCGGGGTCTGGCTCTGTCTTTGTATGCAACCTTCAAAGCTTCCATTTGATTCCTCCTACCTTATTGAGGCAAAGCACAGAGGAAGAGTACAT TCTGATTCTGAACAAGGGAAGAGCAGACATAGCATTGGTACTGCACAGAAGTCCATGGACTACATAGCAGGAACAGAGACCCTGAATGCTAGTGTGGTGGACAGGGATATGGCTGTAATGAGAACACGCATAATGGCCACCAG GTTTCTTGGGTTGCTGTGTAGCTACATCATAAGAGAAATTCCCAACTTTCCACCTGAAGCAGAGAAACCAGTGATCTCCCTTTCCAAGCTCTTCCTGTTCCACTTAAATAGCAAGTCGGCTGTCCAGAGATTTGTGATAGCTCAAGTGGTCTACAACCTGGCACTGTCCAACAAG GAGACCAAACTCCCTGATGAAGCTGTTGCCAAGCTGCTGGAGTGTTTGAATGATGCCATCTATTTTGATGAAGTGGCTATCTCATTCACACACATGCAGTCTGACTGTCGAGATTTCATGGCAGGACTCAAACAGAATGGAGTAGATATAGACTCTGTGATTCCACCAGG AGGCATCATAACCTTAGATCAGGCCAGTTCTCTCACCACAACAATATTTGACCAAGCTAAAACCACGCTCAAACCTAAATCTCAGCAGGTGTTCGAGGACAGGAGGAGACAACTCAAGGTCATAGTGGACACGACCATTCAGGAGCTCCAGACCCTTACAATCAG GGTTCAGTGTAGTTTAGCCAAGGCAGCAGTAGAACTGGATGCATTGCCAGAGAAACTGAATCCTGTCATTCGCCCATTGATGGACTGCATCAAAAAGGAGCAAAATAAAGAGATTCAG CAAGAGGCAGCTGACTGCTTATGTAGATTACTTAAGAAATGTCTGGACAaaaaccctaaccctaattcCAAGGTCCTGAAGAACCTGTGCACCTTTCTGTGTGTGGACCCCACCTTTACCCCCAGGGTTGCTTCACCCATCCCCAGCCACACAG CTGATGAAAGTGAAGTCAAATGTGATTCTAAGTTTGGCATCATAACCCTAACAAAGCAGCAAAAG ACTCCTGATGTTGGAAAGAAGTGGCTGAAGCGGGCAGCCAGTGTAAAAAACGAAGAATCATCTTCTGATCAAAACCAGGATAATGGCGAG ACACAAGAGCAGCATCAGATCCAGAGGAGAGGGGCGTCGCTGGCACTGACCACCATCGCACGAGTGTTTGGAGATGACCTCCCCACCAGCCTGCCCACTCTGTGGGAGAACGTGGTGGAACCCCTGCAGGGCCTGGGGAAAG AAAATATGCTGACAGAGGAGAAAGCCCAGGAACTGGTCAACTCTCTGCAGGTGCTGGAGACACTATGTACAGTGATGACTCCAAACCTACAGTTACAG TTGAAAGAAAGGTTACCATTACTGCTGGATTGTCTGCACAGTCACTTCACTGCGGTCCGTCACATGGCAGCCAGGTGTTTTGGAATGCTCTGTCAGGTCATGACTCTTGACCTTATGAcctttatcattgaaaaaatagTTCCACTCATGGATATTGCTGATAATGTCATATACAGGCAGGGAGCAACAGAAGCTTTGGCTT GTGTGATAGATGGTCTTGGACTGGATCTGATCCCGTACATTGTGCTGCTGGTGGTGCAGGTCCTTCGTCGTATGAGTGACCAGAACGAGGCGGTCAGATTAATGGCCACCGCTTGCTTCGCCTCACTCATCCGCTTGATGCCACTAGAG GCTGGAATAACAGATCCTCCAGAAATGAGTCCTGCCCTCATTGCAGAGAAAGAGAAGCAAAGGAAATTCCTGGAGCAACTGATGGATGGATCCAAACTTGAGGGCTATAACATTGTGGTGCCTGTCAAAGCAGAATTAAGGAAGTACCAGCAG GATGGTGTGAACTGGCTGGCTTTCCTGAACAAGTACAATCTACACGGCATTCTCTGTGACGACATGGGACTGGGTAAAACCCTGCAGTCCATCTGTATAATGGCCTCTGACCACAAACTCAGAGATCAAAAATACCAG GAGACTCAGTCCATGGAGTTTGCCCCCATGCCCTCCATTGTGATCTGTCCCCCCACTCTGATTGGACACTGGGTGTATGAGGTCAACAAGTTTGTTGACGAGGCTCACCTTAATCCCCTCATGTACGCCGGTCCCCCCGGAGAACGAGCCAG AATTCAGAAGAAGGTGAAGAAGCACAATTTGATTGTAGCATCGTATGACGTGGTGAGGAATGACATTGACTTCTTCAGTACCATCAGCTGGAACTACTGTATTCTGGACGAAGGGCACATCATTAAGAATGGCAAGACCAAA CTCTCTAAAGCAGTGAAACAGTTGGTCTGCAACCATCGTTTAATCCTGTCAGGGACCCCCATCCAGAACAACGTCCTAGATCTGTGGTCTCTCTTTGACTTTCTGATGCCAGGATTCCTGGGAACAGAGAAACAGTTCCAAGCCAGATATGGTAAACCCATTCTACAGAGCAGGGATGCTAAAAGTACTTCCAAGGAGCAGGAAGCAG GTGCTTTGGCGATGGAATCTCTTCACAGACAGGTTCTTCCGTTCATCCTCCGTCGTCTGAAGGAAGACGTCTTGCAGGATCTTCCACCCAAGATCATTCAAGATTACTACTGTGAACTTAGTCCTCTACAG ACACAATTGTATGAGGACTTTGCCAAATCCCGAGCGAAGCAGGGTGTGGAGGATTCTGTCACGTTACTGGAGAGTACGGATAACAAGGAGAGGAAGAGTGCTGGTGCTACTCATGTCTTCCAG GCATTGCAGTATTTGAGGAAGCTGTGCAATCACCCTGCCCTTGTTTTGACTACTAGTCATCCTAAGTATGAGGAAGTTACGAAGCAGCTCAAGACCAGTAACTCCTCCTTACGAGACTGTCAACACGCACCCAAACTGAACGCCTTAAA ACAACTGCTGTTGGACTGTGGAATTGGTGTTGCCATGCCGACAGGCTCTGGGTCAGGGTTTGCAGCGGATCAGCCCGTTGTTAATCAGCATCGTGTCCTGTTGTTCTGTCAGCTGAAAAGTATGCTCAACATTGTAGAAGAGGACCTGCTGAA GTCACAAATGCCTTCCGTGACCTACTTACGACTAGATGGCAGTATTCCAGCAGGATCCAGACAACAGATTGTAAACAG GTTCAACAACGACCCCTCCATTGACATTCTGTTGTTGACCACACATGTGGGAGGGCTAGGTTTGAACTTGACCGGGGCCGACACGGTTATATTTGTGGAACATGACTGGAATCCAATGAAGGATCTACAG gcaATGGATCGGGCTCATAGAATTGGACAAAAGAAAGTGGTCAATGTTTACAGGTTGATTACAAGAGGGACACTGGAGGAAAAAATCATGGG GCTTCAAAAGTTTAAGATGACAATTGCCAACACTATCATCAGCCAAGACAATGCTAGTCTCAAAACAATGGGAACAGACCAACTGCtagatttgttttcattggacgATAAGGCTAAAGGTCAAGAGATAGTGTCCTCTGGTGGCAGCAGTAGTGATCAAAACAAACGGGAGAGCATCAAGTCCATTCTGGAAAATCTAGGAGATTTATGGGACGAGAAGGAATATGAGTCTGAGTATAACTTGGATAATTTCATAAAGTCGCTGAAACGATAA